The sequence CAGTTAGTGTTCTTTAACTTTggttatattttcttctttactctcttaataaattaaaagtggtaaaatttagatttaaaaaaatatatgcaggaATCTCAGCCACagatcaattattatatttaaacactttgtttttttttaaaaactgttctcaCAAATggagttatgaaataaaaatattagtgtaaacaaaaaaatttgtttagggCAACTGGTGAACTTTGAGAACAGAACAAGAAAGGATAAGACCTAAAGAAGGATagcaacttcaaaaaatattgatctcttaaattatgaaaaacaaactggtgaaaaatatagaaaaaggtaTATCATTTAACTACTGTATAACACCTTGTCTCACCTACGGTTTACAAAATGGATGTTGTTGAAGAAGTTCATACAAAATATGAGAGTTATCAATGGAAAGAAGCATGATTTGTCTGTAAAGGAAAAACTGAGTTAAATGTGAAAAGATAAGGCAACACAATGGAGTAGCTGAAGTAGTTAAAGTAATCAAGAAATCTAAATCGAAACAGGCTGGCCAAGATGGAGAACAGGAGATGgataaaacaagttatttttttagaaacctTTCTACGGAATAAGGAAAGAGAACGAGAAAAAAGGTGGTGGAAGGATGACTTGAAGGAGGCTGCAGGAATAAATTGGTATAGGTTAATGTTGGTCAGGAAAGTATGGATTATTGTGAAGAGAGGGCCTATACTCAGTAATAAATAGGCTTggttaaaaatgtgaaaattaaacaattaatacttaattaaatggaaataaaacttaaaaagtagtttaatgtaaactttttatttttatatatataaatgttttgtgtttatttgtaTTTGGTGATTAGCGTCATTTaagtatataatgtaaaatttaaaattgcaacCAAATAAAaggcatatatttttatttatatattttttcttttactctcttattaaattaaaagtagtaaaaatttagATGTCAAATATGCAAGAGTACATCAACAGGTCTgaaaattacaattgttattttttctcaaCGAGAAGCAAGTTTTAGAAACTAATTTTACTTCgtcatttaattaactaaaaaattaaatcatatactTCTACTTTACTAATAACTGCTGTAAAGTGGTCAAATAACtagcaaaaaatgtattttatattaataaattcataaatctttaaaaatcttttataatgtaTCTGTAATTATCTGGTCATAGTTTATATCCAGGTTTCATATTGTGTTTTAAAAAGCAAAACTTTTCATCTGATTGTTGAATTTGAATGACTAGGCAATTTATGCTTGTTATATTCATATAATCGTATAACCATGTGGTattctgcctgttggcaggtccctgTTTTCATCTTTTTCTGTACCAGGTTTTTCCTTTTGTCTCATCATAACTTTTATGGCATTTATTAACTTCTGTCTCTTGTTTTTTAACCTTGCCTTCCAGAActgtaattgttatttctttttcccTAATTATATGCCCAATTAAGTTTCCTTTCGTCCTTCTGATAGTCGccaatattaattattcttattattaattactcaatattattattaattataattatttttcttaatacttctGTGTTATTTACTCTGTTCACACATTTTTAGCTTCTCTATCTTCCTCCTGACatacatctcaaaagcctcaatcctatcatttttcttttttcctgatgTCCATTTTTCACTACCGTATAAAATTATGTCCAAACATAACAATTTACCAATTTATTCCTCAGCTTCAGACCCAAGTTCTGCagagtaggtttttctttctaaaaaaggcttcctttgccatttcGGTTCTCgtcttaatctcttctttactccTACAGCCTTCAGTTAGTACTGTCCTGAGGTATATGTGtctttttacttgttcaatttttccttctctACAGTATCCATATCTTTCCTTTCAATTACCTTCATAACTTCTGTTTTCCTCACTTTTATTTTCATCCCATATTCCTTCATTGTTACTTCcagtgtttttttatcatttcttgtaATATCTGAGTGACTTCAACAACAATCAGACGTCATCAGAAAATCTGAcccaatttatatttcttccattAGTGCTTACTCCTTTTTGGTTAtccaatatttctttcaacatttctTTGACATGAAGGCTGAGATTGTTGGTGATAAACAGCAGTCTTATGTCACTCCTCTGCCTAATTCTAACCAATTTGTGAGATTCTGATTTATTTTCACTGCTGCGTTTTGCTTCATCTACAATTCTCTGATAAGTTTCATATCTTTCCAGTCAAttctattttctttcagaatctcaAATAAGTTTACCCACTGTAGTTTCTCAAATGCCTTTTCCATATCTATAAAATTCAAGTTCAATCCTCTTCCTCCATCAAAACATCTCTTTCCAATTATTCTGATCAGTCCTGCAGCATCCCTTGttccttttccttttctgaatccaAACTGTTCTTCTCTACCATTCTCCTCCATTTTTGTAATCAACCTTCTTTTCGTAACTCTAAGAATTATTTTTGCAGCATGTGATATTAAGCTGATAGTTCTATGTTCTTTAGATTTTTTGGTTCCAACATTTTCAggtatcattatcattattgtttaaacaaaatattctggCTATACTCCAGTATCATAAATTGTATTGCACATTGAAAGTATTTCATCTATTCCTTCatcttctaaacatttaaaaagttctaTTGGAAGTTCATCTTCTCCTGTTGCTTTCCTGCTCTTCTTGTCTTTAATAGCGTGTATAACTCCAGATCCCAAAATTGGTGGGCCTTTCTCCTCTTCTGTAACTTTTATCCACCTCAGCTTTCCGAGTTTCCCATTTCCTTCTCCCTACATATAGCTCTTCAATATACTCTTCCCATCGTTGTTTTTTTATCTCATCTGCTTTATAAATCCTCTAACAACTTTCTTCCcaatttctctcattttataaGTAGGATTTCTTCTATCCCATGTGGTGAATTTGCAACTTATAAAATGTGTCATACTCCTTTTTCTTCTCTAAATCtcctttacatttttcttttagccACCTTTACCTACCGTTGTGTGTTTctctctttaattaattattcaatcttTGATAGATTGCTCTGTtgtattcttcttcttcatttttatactttgttcttttttccatctttcaTATAATTTCTTGTGTTACCCAATGTTTCTTTACTTAGGTGCCTTTATAGAAACTAATACCTTTTTCTACAGCTTCCCTTATTTTATCCTTGACTACATTTTCTCTGCTGGttcatttttccttttacctTGAGTATTGCCTTTATCAGCATTTCACCCACTTTTACTCTCCTTGTAGCCCCTCTACGTTCCATTTCTTCACCTTCATtgcagtttgaattttttttaaattaatttttatttccatcgTTACCAGAATATAACCACCTCCTATGTCGGCTCCTGTAAGGTCATTTGCCTTCTTAATAGCATTCTTGTATCTTCAACCAAGAAATGATACATCTGAAAGTGAGATCCATCTTTGATCTTGTTCAAGaatatctataataataacaatatatatatatatatttatcctatACATTTATAAAgtccattatatatataaaatatacaatgtatTTTAGAGATTCTGTGGAAtgttttaatgttcatttttatttcttgttcatATTGTATTGTCGTGCATTCTATATTCTTGCAACAAAGGTATGCCAAATGGTACAAAAACTCTTGTAGCAACAGTTGATCTTGTCTAGTTTTAAAATCAATAGCCTTAGAACAGTGCTATTGATTAAATTTCACTGTTTAAAGAATACTTATAAGGTAtggattaaaatgtaattaaaacttacTGCATCTTTAATTAACGAGAAGTTAAAGTTGCACAACAAGAAAGTTGTAATAACTTCTATAATCAAACCACTTTCCATATTATCGAGTTCAGTTTTCTCTGtttcaaatgaatttattaattgtttgatgtaaactatgcaatttaattaataatagtttttaattctactcttcaaattatttatttcactttgagAGAACATTGTGTACACTagcaatagaataataataacagttatttttaattgtcaattgtttttaaagtttttaataaatttatcaaaaggtgatattttataaaacgatgcaaagttgaaattaaaaaaaaaataaaatttatgttgaacacTAAATTAGTTCAGCTAGTTTattatggtttataaaaaaaatcaggaattaattttggaaaagagTTTCTGGCTATGCCAAAAAGttgtatgaaaaatatgtttttaactttttgaaaatttgggagCTCAAGcctctttgtaataattaaaattgatgatcaaatttaatggtttaaatgattaacagtttttttaatgattaaaatatttaaaaaatgattttaaataaattattaaatttaaaaaactaaaactagctacttttttagattttaaaaattttgaaatttacccCATAAGGGgagggtattaagttattttagtgactttatttaaaaaaaaaatatatatatatatttttatattaaaaatttgaaatttgaaagaaaaatcacTTTGGGAGTTTTTATACTCAAGGGGAAACatttgggtaaaaatattttttagaaaataattcctaagtggaaataataaattaaaaaacaaaaactttcaaaaatcgtttaaaaatagaaagatgcAGCCATAATTCTAATCAAACAAACTTGTAATTTTCTAAGAAGGGGTGAAAACGTTTGGGCAGTTTTTTTTCTAGTTACTGAAAAATACcagaaagtaaacgtttttacattttaaatgcaatagatACCTTAAcggatggatttaaatttaaaataaacatcttttaaattaaaaaaaaaaaatttttattactacagaCCATTACAAtggaatgtgaaaaatattttatagtgattttttttagtggttggcctattgatgtagaaaatattgaTTCAAAAAAACTTCCATAGACTTTTCTGAAGaaatatatagctaaaaaaaataaataaaacacacatgTTTATATAAGTCACTTTTTATGATGGGGATgcttattaaataaaagcttttggTAATTTCTGAACTTGATAAAAAACAGCTTCAACtttagtaaaaaatctttttcttaaggTATTCcagtaaaaatctgaaattttatttttgtcaaaacatTCTAActtctttttccagttttttgcaaaaatttaatagattcttGCCCCCCTAATGTAttacctgtctaccaagtttgaagaaaatcggtctaCAGGGTTGTAAgacaaaatacaggccaacatacatacaacTTTATGTGTACATACGCACAAATGTCTGtctgataaaaacaaattttttgaatttgggaGTActggaataaacaattttttgcagattatttgcaatttatttaaatatatatatttttttaatttttatcaatgtcTCATTAAGGCATAGaacttaacaaaaacaatttttttagattttttttagcaatCTATGTACTTCCCTGTTATGGCTGTTCCTGCTCATCACCATAATGAGGTATTCTCCCCATTGACACCACTGACGCCTCCAGTTCTCTCTGTCTCAGGCCAGCTCTTTGGTATCTTTGTAACTTCCATTCTTAATGTCATTTATCTTCAGTCTTCTATCTGTTTTCCTTTCCCCATTAACACATATTTACCATTAACCCATATAACACATCATTGCTATAATTCTATCATCTACATAAACAATTTTCTGTACTCTTCTTGCTATTCCATTTCTCACTGCAATTCTTattccatttttccctttcttaATGT comes from Lycorma delicatula isolate Av1 chromosome 3, ASM4794821v1, whole genome shotgun sequence and encodes:
- the LOC142321175 gene encoding uncharacterized protein LOC142321175, yielding MIPENVGTKKSKEHRTISLISHAAKIILRVTKRRLITKMEENGREEQFGFRKGKGTRDAAGLIRIIGKRCFDGGRGLNLNFIDMEKAFEKLQWVNLFEILKENRIDWKDMKLIREL